The following proteins are co-located in the Dermochelys coriacea isolate rDerCor1 chromosome 4, rDerCor1.pri.v4, whole genome shotgun sequence genome:
- the C4H4orf19 gene encoding uncharacterized protein C4orf19 homolog isoform X3: protein MISQLPLAICYIFDPEDVQSSRYPNEVNSYKPDKQDGNKFKGDQNNETPVHKNELQNDELKRTENKNMFNNTKEAFWNHKGTALHEEGLGNCVEKFDSGVNSCSGTHPFPNHNTNQIKETIRHGNSSQSASSFLANRTRDLCTKGLSFSNESGKEYNPETGNHKKQDSEEPERSRDENSQSAGENSSLTESAILETQNDAIQLPDPDYLPYDSQTRNNNAPEKDSFSDNYTHSDQNAESIVINKGEDPGLSLPLHMKENYDSVEKALKTESVNVCVKEDMPDGLASEGLITEAQEEKHINHKEINGKIEEEEEEEDAEVAEALAALEAATAGEDYEEDEEY, encoded by the coding sequence CTATATCTTTGATCCAGAAGATGTACAATCCTCGAGATACCCCAATGAAGTAAACAGTTACAAACCAGACAAGCAAGACGGCAATAAATTCAAAGGCGATCAGAACAATGAAACTCCAGTGCATAAAAATGAACTGCAAAATGATGAGttaaagagaacagaaaataaaaacatgttcaaCAACACAAAAGAGGCCTTCTGGAACCACAAAGGAACTGCTCTTCATGAGGAAGGGCTAGGAAACTGCGTTGAAAAGTTTGACAGTGGTGTCAATTCCTGTAGTGGTACTCATCCCTTTCCTAATCACAACACAAACCAAATCAAAGAAACCATCAGACATGGAAATTCCAGCCAGTCAGCAAGTTCTTTTTTAGCCAACAGGACAAGAGACCTCTGCACCAAGGGACTCTCTTTCTCAAATGAATCTGGCAAAGAATATAACCCAGAAACAGGCAATCACAAGAAGCAGGACTCAGAAGAGCCAGAACGTTCTCGAGATGAGAACTCGCAGTCTGCAGGAGAAAACAGCTCTCTCACAGAAAGTGCAATACTGGAGACCCAAAACGATGCCATCCAATTACCAGACCCGGATTACCTCCCATATGATAGCCAAACCAGAAACAATAATGCTCCTGAAAAGGACAGTTTTTCAGACAATTACACACATTCAGACCAAAATGCAGAGTCTATAGTGATAAATAAGGGGGAGGACCCTGGCCTAAGCCTGCCTTTGCACATGAAGGAAAATTATGATTCAGTGGAGAAAGCTCTTAAAACTGAGTCTGTAAATGTATGTGTCAAAGAGGACATGCCTGATGGTCTTGCATCTGAGGGCCTCATAACAGAAGCACAAGAGGAAAAGCACATTAACCATAaagaaattaatggaaaaattgaagaggaggaagaggaggaggacgcAGAGGTGGCAGAAGCTCTTGCAGCACTGGAAGCTGCAACCGCGGGGGAAGATTATGAAGAGGATGAGGAGTATTAG
- the C4H4orf19 gene encoding uncharacterized protein C4orf19 homolog isoform X2 has protein sequence MGCRCCKMIQSYIFDPEDVQSSRYPNEVNSYKPDKQDGNKFKGDQNNETPVHKNELQNDELKRTENKNMFNNTKEAFWNHKGTALHEEGLGNCVEKFDSGVNSCSGTHPFPNHNTNQIKETIRHGNSSQSASSFLANRTRDLCTKGLSFSNESGKEYNPETGNHKKQDSEEPERSRDENSQSAGENSSLTESAILETQNDAIQLPDPDYLPYDSQTRNNNAPEKDSFSDNYTHSDQNAESIVINKGEDPGLSLPLHMKENYDSVEKALKTESVNVCVKEDMPDGLASEGLITEAQEEKHINHKEINGKIEEEEEEEDAEVAEALAALEAATAGEDYEEDEEY, from the exons ATGGGGTGCAGATGCTGTAAAATGATACAAAG CTATATCTTTGATCCAGAAGATGTACAATCCTCGAGATACCCCAATGAAGTAAACAGTTACAAACCAGACAAGCAAGACGGCAATAAATTCAAAGGCGATCAGAACAATGAAACTCCAGTGCATAAAAATGAACTGCAAAATGATGAGttaaagagaacagaaaataaaaacatgttcaaCAACACAAAAGAGGCCTTCTGGAACCACAAAGGAACTGCTCTTCATGAGGAAGGGCTAGGAAACTGCGTTGAAAAGTTTGACAGTGGTGTCAATTCCTGTAGTGGTACTCATCCCTTTCCTAATCACAACACAAACCAAATCAAAGAAACCATCAGACATGGAAATTCCAGCCAGTCAGCAAGTTCTTTTTTAGCCAACAGGACAAGAGACCTCTGCACCAAGGGACTCTCTTTCTCAAATGAATCTGGCAAAGAATATAACCCAGAAACAGGCAATCACAAGAAGCAGGACTCAGAAGAGCCAGAACGTTCTCGAGATGAGAACTCGCAGTCTGCAGGAGAAAACAGCTCTCTCACAGAAAGTGCAATACTGGAGACCCAAAACGATGCCATCCAATTACCAGACCCGGATTACCTCCCATATGATAGCCAAACCAGAAACAATAATGCTCCTGAAAAGGACAGTTTTTCAGACAATTACACACATTCAGACCAAAATGCAGAGTCTATAGTGATAAATAAGGGGGAGGACCCTGGCCTAAGCCTGCCTTTGCACATGAAGGAAAATTATGATTCAGTGGAGAAAGCTCTTAAAACTGAGTCTGTAAATGTATGTGTCAAAGAGGACATGCCTGATGGTCTTGCATCTGAGGGCCTCATAACAGAAGCACAAGAGGAAAAGCACATTAACCATAaagaaattaatggaaaaattgaagaggaggaagaggaggaggacgcAGAGGTGGCAGAAGCTCTTGCAGCACTGGAAGCTGCAACCGCGGGGGAAGATTATGAAGAGGATGAGGAGTATTAG